A window of the Gammaproteobacteria bacterium genome harbors these coding sequences:
- a CDS encoding polysaccharide biosynthesis protein produces the protein MREINRRTLVLVHDVFMVMVAWMLANLIRGSYEGYSIGLMPSPGVIATVLLAQGAVLWKVGLYRGVWRFASIPDLWNIIRAAVLGALAITLALFLFNRMAGVPRTALMLYPLFLVFLLGGPRLCYRLWKDHGLKIKISEAKRVLVIGAGRAGEMLVRDMRRNREYQPIGFLDDDIRLKGANIHGLPVFGAVDCLGNVVAERSVDIVMLAIPSATGIQMRRVVALCNAAGVPFRTLPRLQDLVSGYSVLQELRDVSIDDLLGRESVALDWKRISDGLAGKVVLLSGGGGSIGSELCRQIARLGPAKLVIVERSEFNLYSIELELRQHFPNLVLYPCLIDVCDKVAIERVFEEYRPEVVFHAAAYKHVPMLQAQVREAVRNNVLGSHLLASAADRHGCGIFVLVSTDKAVNPANVMGATKRVAEILCQTLSRHSQTKFITVRFGNVLGSAGSVVPLFRAQIEAGGPVTVTDPDITRYFMTIPEASQLILQAAVLGDGGEIFVLDMGEPIKINYLAEQMIRLSGKVPGQDIEIVYTGLRPGEKLYEELFHDQENLAETAHEKIFQAHSRSVECQLVDSVLIDMEQSCAMYDIERLTALLHGLVPEMASVLPMQSNQNNVIPFEKVTA, from the coding sequence ATGCGAGAAATCAATCGACGCACATTGGTTCTAGTGCATGATGTTTTTATGGTCATGGTGGCGTGGATGTTGGCCAACCTGATTCGTGGCAGTTATGAAGGGTATTCCATTGGATTAATGCCCAGTCCTGGCGTGATTGCAACAGTATTGTTGGCGCAAGGAGCAGTGTTGTGGAAGGTCGGTCTTTATCGTGGCGTATGGCGTTTTGCCAGCATTCCGGACCTCTGGAATATTATTCGAGCCGCAGTGTTGGGTGCCTTGGCGATTACGCTTGCCTTGTTTCTATTCAATCGAATGGCAGGTGTGCCACGTACCGCACTGATGCTCTATCCCTTGTTTCTGGTTTTTTTGTTAGGAGGGCCGCGCCTCTGTTATCGCTTATGGAAGGATCATGGGCTCAAGATCAAAATTTCCGAAGCGAAACGAGTGTTGGTGATTGGTGCCGGACGGGCCGGTGAGATGCTGGTGCGTGATATGCGTCGCAATAGAGAATATCAACCCATTGGTTTTCTCGATGATGACATCCGGCTAAAAGGGGCAAACATTCACGGCTTACCGGTCTTCGGCGCGGTCGATTGCCTGGGAAATGTGGTGGCTGAACGGAGTGTGGATATTGTGATGCTTGCGATACCTTCGGCGACGGGTATCCAGATGCGGCGCGTAGTGGCTTTGTGTAATGCGGCGGGTGTGCCGTTTCGTACCTTGCCCCGGTTGCAGGATCTGGTTTCCGGATATTCGGTATTGCAGGAATTACGTGATGTATCGATTGATGATCTGCTGGGGCGTGAATCCGTGGCACTTGATTGGAAACGGATTAGCGACGGCCTGGCGGGCAAGGTTGTTTTGTTGAGCGGTGGCGGTGGGTCCATTGGGTCAGAGTTGTGTCGCCAGATTGCCCGTTTGGGGCCTGCCAAACTCGTGATTGTGGAGAGGTCGGAATTCAATCTCTATTCTATCGAGCTGGAGCTGCGGCAACATTTTCCAAACTTGGTGCTTTATCCCTGTTTGATAGATGTCTGTGACAAGGTTGCGATTGAACGCGTGTTTGAAGAGTACCGGCCAGAAGTGGTTTTCCACGCGGCAGCCTACAAACATGTGCCGATGTTACAGGCGCAGGTTCGCGAAGCAGTGCGTAACAATGTGTTGGGCAGTCATCTTCTGGCATCGGCCGCGGATCGCCATGGTTGCGGAATATTTGTGCTGGTATCGACCGATAAGGCCGTCAATCCGGCGAATGTGATGGGTGCAACCAAACGGGTGGCTGAAATATTGTGTCAGACGCTGAGCCGACATTCGCAGACGAAGTTTATTACCGTGCGCTTTGGGAATGTCCTCGGATCTGCCGGTAGCGTGGTGCCTTTGTTCCGCGCCCAAATCGAGGCAGGCGGGCCGGTGACCGTGACCGATCCTGATATTACCCGTTATTTCATGACGATTCCGGAAGCTTCGCAATTGATTTTGCAAGCGGCTGTGTTGGGGGATGGCGGCGAGATCTTTGTGCTGGATATGGGCGAGCCGATCAAGATCAATTATCTGGCGGAACAAATGATTCGTTTGTCGGGCAAAGTACCGGGGCAGGATATTGAGATTGTCTATACCGGTTTGCGTCCTGGCGAGAAGCTGTACGAAGAATTGTTTCATGATCAGGAGAATCTTGCCGAGACCGCGCATGAGAAAATATTCCAAGCTCACAGCCGCTCGGTCGAGTGTCAGCTTGTCGATTCCGTACTGATTGATATGGAGCAATCGTGCGCAATGTATGACATAGAGCGACTAACGGCATTGCTTCATGGATTGGTGCCTGAAATGGCGTCGGTACTCCCCATGCAATCTAATCAGAACAACGTGATTCCCTTTGAAAAGGTGACGGCATAA